In Aquimarina sp. TRL1, a single window of DNA contains:
- a CDS encoding phosphatidylinositol-specific phospholipase C: MIIVFLLSQSCEKDDEVDSIISNSSLKTNNIKKNKPHYSLSRWMDEMPGHMKLSGLSIPGTHDSGARYDSPYYSGTAKCQDLTIGEQLKQGTRFLDIRCRRINNRFTIHHGPVYQKINFTDVLDYCYDFLNKNPSETIIMSLKEEHTPSNSNMSFEAIFDSYINKNPTMWYLGKDIPILEIARGRIVLVRRFHAARTPKGIDANPSLWENNSSFFIFNGSQILRVQDEYEVSDTHQKWSDIIGLFSEALNDRNRHVMYINFTSGYSGLIPNIPSVANEINQELTSYFRHSPRGRYGSILMDFAEESKNRLIIDTNFINHKS; encoded by the coding sequence GTGATAATAGTATTCTTATTATCTCAATCCTGTGAAAAGGATGATGAAGTAGACTCCATTATTTCTAATTCCTCACTTAAAACTAATAATATCAAAAAAAACAAACCTCATTATTCTTTATCAAGATGGATGGATGAGATGCCTGGACACATGAAACTTTCTGGACTGAGTATTCCTGGAACACATGATTCTGGAGCAAGATACGATTCTCCATATTATTCTGGTACAGCAAAATGCCAAGATTTAACAATCGGAGAACAATTAAAGCAAGGCACCCGATTTCTAGATATCAGATGTAGACGTATTAATAATCGTTTTACTATACATCATGGACCTGTTTATCAAAAAATTAATTTTACAGATGTACTAGACTATTGCTATGATTTTTTAAACAAAAACCCTTCAGAGACCATTATTATGTCTTTAAAAGAAGAGCACACTCCTAGTAATAGCAATATGTCATTTGAAGCTATTTTTGATTCTTATATTAATAAAAACCCTACAATGTGGTATTTAGGAAAAGATATCCCCATATTAGAGATTGCAAGAGGACGAATTGTATTAGTAAGAAGATTTCATGCGGCTAGAACACCTAAAGGTATAGACGCTAACCCTTCTCTTTGGGAAAACAACTCCTCTTTTTTCATATTTAATGGTTCCCAAATTTTACGAGTTCAGGATGAATACGAGGTATCAGATACTCACCAAAAATGGAGTGATATAATAGGCTTATTTTCTGAAGCTCTAAATGACCGCAATCGCCACGTAATGTACATTAACTTTACCAGTGGGTATTCCGGTCTTATTCCCAATATCCCCAGTGTCGCCAATGAAATTAACCAAGAACTAACAAGTTATTTCCGTCATAGTCCACGTGGCAGATATGGATCGATCTTAATGGATTTTGCAGAAGAAAGTAAAAATAGATTAATTATTGACACTAATTTTATTAACCATAAATCGTGA
- a CDS encoding transposase has protein sequence MKRRKLSKEFKIKAVELSNVQGNTKEIAMELSISSDLIYRWRRELELHPDLVFSDNGVKQLTEDQKELEQLRKQLKDVTMARDILKKAVSIFSKSDRKY, from the coding sequence ATGAAACGAAGAAAACTCAGTAAAGAGTTTAAAATTAAAGCAGTAGAATTGAGCAATGTTCAAGGTAACACCAAAGAGATTGCCATGGAGCTGAGCATCAGTTCAGATCTCATTTACAGGTGGCGTAGAGAGTTAGAACTTCATCCTGATTTAGTATTTAGTGATAACGGAGTTAAACAATTAACAGAAGATCAAAAAGAGTTAGAGCAATTACGTAAACAACTCAAGGATGTCACCATGGCAAGAGATATCTTAAAAAAGGCCGTGAGCATCTTCTCCAAGAGCGATCGGAAGTATTGA